The following proteins are co-located in the Hyalangium minutum genome:
- a CDS encoding sensor histidine kinase — protein MWRRLLPMLAGIGLGLAVLTAGLVSLHGIFVREREDGRRALEDRRHALELYARQALMDSLRRAMEEAAPRLQQAAVDPLVPDSDLLLFRAGRQLLPRTSAPRSDSAAPARMIHEALGTQGPRALATKEDPEEPWAERLVLMDRFLAALKSSDSQAVTLTLREWLAHRARFVLPVAKDTAAALWLLEQFQAGGRPDSLLMRSLLRDGVQGSSGTRVEGLQRVLLDRRDAFGSTDFTFLRERIAHLSELTHVDYVDFNQRATAEPGTSIPLSLPLPEAQLRPEGWYVEPLGRDGARGIHVGATALIESIREQMRDRGLLDDEDRLALSRTDTPAPLSTLAIALESPRMLAAVSELESRYRLKALLLGFSGALALVIIGLAVLAHERKVRFLALRSEFVSTVSHELRTPLSAIRVMAETLERRVGGMPGAGNYPSRIISEADALGRLVENILTYNRLEKGRWDTRREPVPLAELLQRIVEDAAAQNATRVELKTEGLTGLAVPGDPELLRMLFSNLVHNACRYTTRSPVELRVEARQQGATVVRFSDNGVGIPRESWEAVFEEFRRLRNEALPARGGSGLGLAICRRIMSLHGGTLRVAASSPEGTTFELSFPPA, from the coding sequence ATGTGGCGCCGGCTCCTCCCCATGCTGGCCGGGATCGGTCTCGGGCTCGCGGTGCTCACCGCGGGGCTCGTCTCGCTGCACGGCATCTTCGTGCGCGAGCGAGAAGATGGCCGGCGCGCCCTGGAGGACCGGCGCCATGCGCTCGAACTCTACGCGCGGCAGGCGCTGATGGACTCGCTCCGCCGAGCCATGGAGGAGGCCGCTCCCAGGCTCCAGCAGGCCGCGGTGGACCCGCTCGTGCCGGACTCGGACCTGCTCCTCTTCCGCGCAGGCCGCCAGCTCCTGCCGAGGACCTCCGCGCCGCGCAGTGACTCCGCCGCCCCGGCCCGGATGATCCACGAAGCCCTGGGCACTCAAGGCCCTCGGGCCCTCGCCACGAAGGAAGATCCCGAAGAGCCCTGGGCGGAGCGGCTCGTGCTGATGGACCGCTTCCTGGCCGCGCTCAAATCCTCCGACTCCCAGGCCGTGACGCTCACGCTGCGCGAGTGGCTGGCCCACCGCGCTCGCTTCGTCCTGCCCGTCGCCAAGGACACCGCCGCTGCGCTCTGGCTCCTGGAGCAGTTCCAAGCCGGTGGAAGGCCGGATTCGCTCCTGATGCGCTCGCTCCTACGGGACGGCGTGCAGGGCTCCAGTGGCACCCGGGTAGAGGGACTCCAGAGGGTACTCCTCGATCGCCGGGATGCATTCGGGAGCACTGACTTCACCTTCCTCCGCGAGCGCATCGCCCACCTGTCCGAGCTGACGCACGTGGACTACGTGGACTTCAACCAGCGCGCCACGGCTGAGCCCGGCACCAGCATTCCCCTCTCGCTCCCACTGCCCGAAGCCCAGCTGCGGCCCGAGGGCTGGTACGTCGAGCCGCTCGGCCGGGACGGAGCCCGAGGCATCCACGTTGGTGCCACCGCCCTCATCGAATCTATCCGCGAGCAGATGCGAGACCGCGGCCTCCTGGATGACGAGGATCGCCTGGCGCTCTCGCGAACGGACACCCCCGCGCCGCTCTCTACCCTGGCCATCGCCCTGGAGTCCCCGCGCATGCTCGCCGCCGTCTCCGAACTGGAGTCCCGCTACCGGCTCAAGGCGCTGCTGCTCGGGTTCAGCGGAGCGCTGGCGCTCGTCATCATCGGGCTGGCGGTGCTGGCCCACGAGCGCAAGGTGCGCTTCCTCGCGTTGCGCTCCGAGTTCGTCTCCACCGTCTCCCACGAGCTGCGCACCCCGCTCTCCGCCATCCGCGTCATGGCGGAGACGCTGGAGCGGCGCGTGGGCGGCATGCCAGGCGCGGGCAACTACCCCTCCCGCATCATCTCCGAGGCGGACGCGCTGGGCCGGCTCGTGGAGAACATCCTCACCTACAACCGTCTGGAGAAAGGCCGCTGGGACACCCGCCGAGAACCGGTGCCCCTGGCCGAGCTTCTCCAGCGCATCGTCGAGGACGCCGCTGCCCAGAACGCCACCCGCGTGGAGCTCAAGACCGAGGGCCTCACCGGGCTCGCCGTCCCAGGAGACCCCGAGCTGCTCCGAATGCTCTTCTCCAACCTCGTCCACAACGCCTGCCGCTACACCACGCGCTCCCCCGTAGAGCTCCGCGTCGAGGCCCGTCAGCAAGGCGCCACCGTGGTCCGCTTCAGCGACAACGGGGTGGGCATCCCTCGCGAGAGCTGGGAGGCCGTCTTCGAGGAGTTCCGCCGCCTGCGCAACGAGGCGCTCCCGGCGCGCGGCGGCAGTGGCCTCGGGCTGGCCATCTGTCGAAGAATCATGTCGCTGCACGGCGGCACCCTGCGCGTCGCCGCCTCGAGCCCCGAGGGCACCACGTTCGAACTGAGCTTCCCGCCCGCATGA
- a CDS encoding response regulator, which yields MTELKKILLVEDSANDVALSMAALEEINLANEVVVVRDGQQALDFLTRKGEFADRNDGNPAVVLLDLKLPKVDGIEVLARVKSDPQLKTIPIVMLTSSREERDLARSYGLGVNAYVVKPVAFPDFVAALKELGLFWAVVNQPPPGSLSQPTGR from the coding sequence GTGACTGAGCTCAAGAAAATTCTCCTGGTGGAAGACAGCGCCAACGACGTGGCCCTCTCGATGGCCGCGCTGGAAGAGATCAACCTGGCCAACGAAGTGGTGGTGGTCCGGGACGGACAGCAAGCGCTCGACTTCCTCACCCGCAAGGGCGAGTTCGCGGACCGCAATGACGGCAACCCCGCCGTGGTGCTGCTGGACTTGAAGCTGCCCAAGGTGGACGGCATCGAGGTGCTCGCCCGGGTGAAGAGTGATCCGCAGCTGAAGACCATCCCCATCGTCATGCTCACCTCCTCGCGCGAGGAGCGTGACTTGGCGCGCAGCTACGGCCTGGGGGTGAATGCCTACGTAGTCAAACCGGTGGCTTTCCCCGACTTCGTCGCGGCGCTCAAGGAGCTGGGACTCTTCTGGGCCGTGGTCAATCAGCCCCCACCGGGGTCTCTCTCTCAACCCACCGGGAGGTAG
- a CDS encoding sensor histidine kinase, which produces MQSAAHELEPVPGERPLAILLLEDSEQDARLIHAQLEEGGLVFHLERVDGREGFQWALARTSYDLILSDYNIPGFDGLSALTTARRFQPDTPFLFVSGALGEERAIDLLKRGATDYVLKERLERLVPSLKRALREAESELRRKRTEEALRRSEERYQLVMRATSDAIWDWDLETGQVHRSDAIEQVLGCGPSGLPADAQAWMQRVHPEERSRVWDKLQRVLGSRQDRWQDEYRLRREDGTYATVSDRGYIVRDSSGRALRMAGAVQDISVRRHSEEERQRLLSEARQRVEFEQQLVGIVSHDLRGPLNAILAGASMMLQRDSIEPWQAKTVARILSCAERSNRLIRDLLDFTQARMGGGIPVRPGPADLHELTLQVVEEARVAHVEREIQVSQSGDGRGQWDSDRMAQVISNLVTNAVKYSPEKTPVRVETEGTAEQVVLRIHNQGEPIAADLLPRIFEPLRRGKRRANRSDRSIGLGLYIVRELVLAHGGTVEVRSTEAEGTTFTLSLPRLFPASDEVSGA; this is translated from the coding sequence ATGCAGAGCGCGGCGCACGAGCTGGAGCCGGTCCCGGGGGAGCGGCCGCTGGCCATCCTGTTGCTGGAGGACAGCGAGCAGGACGCCCGGCTCATCCATGCGCAGCTCGAGGAGGGTGGGCTCGTTTTCCACCTGGAGCGGGTGGACGGCCGCGAGGGCTTCCAGTGGGCGCTCGCGCGCACCTCGTATGACTTGATCCTCTCCGACTACAACATCCCGGGCTTCGATGGCCTGAGCGCGCTGACCACCGCGCGGCGGTTCCAGCCGGACACGCCCTTCCTCTTCGTCTCGGGCGCGCTGGGCGAGGAGCGCGCCATTGACTTGCTCAAGCGCGGCGCCACGGACTACGTGCTCAAGGAGCGGCTGGAGCGGCTGGTGCCCAGCCTGAAGCGGGCCCTGCGCGAGGCCGAGAGCGAGCTGCGCCGCAAGCGCACCGAGGAGGCCCTGCGCCGCTCCGAGGAGCGCTACCAGTTGGTGATGCGGGCCACCAGTGACGCGATCTGGGACTGGGACCTGGAGACAGGCCAGGTGCACCGGAGCGACGCCATCGAGCAGGTGCTCGGCTGCGGGCCCTCCGGGCTGCCGGCGGACGCCCAGGCATGGATGCAGCGTGTCCACCCGGAAGAGCGGAGCCGGGTCTGGGACAAGCTCCAGCGCGTCCTGGGCTCGCGGCAGGACCGCTGGCAGGACGAGTACCGGCTGCGGCGGGAGGACGGGACGTACGCCACCGTGTCGGACCGGGGCTACATCGTCCGCGACTCCAGCGGCCGGGCGCTGCGCATGGCGGGGGCCGTGCAGGACATCTCGGTTCGCCGGCACTCCGAGGAGGAGCGGCAGCGGCTCTTGAGCGAGGCGCGCCAGCGGGTGGAGTTCGAGCAACAGCTGGTGGGCATCGTCAGCCACGACTTGCGAGGGCCGCTGAATGCCATCCTGGCGGGGGCCTCGATGATGCTGCAGCGCGACAGCATCGAGCCGTGGCAGGCGAAGACGGTGGCCCGCATCCTCTCGTGCGCCGAGCGCTCCAACCGGCTGATCCGGGATCTGCTCGACTTCACGCAGGCGCGCATGGGCGGTGGCATCCCCGTGAGGCCGGGGCCCGCGGACCTCCACGAGCTGACGCTGCAGGTGGTGGAGGAAGCGCGTGTGGCGCATGTGGAGCGGGAGATTCAGGTGAGCCAGAGCGGGGACGGGCGGGGGCAGTGGGACTCGGACCGGATGGCGCAGGTCATCTCCAACCTGGTGACGAACGCGGTGAAGTACAGCCCGGAGAAGACGCCCGTGCGGGTGGAGACGGAGGGCACGGCGGAGCAGGTGGTGCTCCGCATCCACAACCAGGGCGAGCCCATCGCCGCGGACCTGCTGCCGCGCATCTTCGAGCCGCTGCGGCGGGGGAAGCGGCGGGCGAACCGCTCGGACCGGAGCATCGGCCTGGGGCTCTACATCGTCCGCGAGCTCGTCCTGGCGCACGGGGGCACCGTGGAGGTGCGCTCCACGGAGGCCGAGGGCACCACCTTCACCCTCTCGCTGCCGCGCCTCTTCCCCGCGAGCGACGAGGTCTCGGGGGCCTGA
- a CDS encoding response regulator transcription factor: MSPPLRVLVVEDDVNLRLTLVDNLEEEGYAVQAASSLAEARPQWKATAFDVVVLDIMLPDGDGYALCREMRQAGTSSRVLMLTARTLEDDVVRGFDVGADDYVAKPYRLRELLARIRVLARRGAPAAPPEEVLAFDRFRVDLSSRQLLDAGGKAVELTRTEFELLVYLLRNAGKALTRDQILSSVWGEDTVVDGHTVDNFVSNLRKKLEWTSASRFEIRSVRGVGYRMDLHG, translated from the coding sequence ATGAGCCCACCCCTGCGCGTCCTCGTGGTGGAGGACGATGTGAACCTCCGCCTCACGCTCGTCGACAACCTGGAAGAGGAGGGCTACGCCGTCCAGGCCGCCAGCTCTCTGGCCGAGGCCCGCCCCCAGTGGAAGGCCACGGCCTTCGACGTGGTGGTGCTCGACATCATGCTTCCGGATGGGGACGGGTACGCGCTGTGCCGAGAGATGCGCCAGGCGGGCACTTCCAGCCGGGTGCTCATGCTCACCGCGCGCACACTGGAGGACGACGTGGTGCGCGGCTTCGACGTGGGCGCGGACGACTACGTAGCCAAGCCCTATCGCCTGCGCGAGCTGCTGGCCCGCATCCGCGTGCTGGCCCGCCGGGGCGCTCCGGCCGCGCCGCCCGAGGAGGTGCTCGCGTTCGACCGCTTCCGTGTGGACCTGTCCTCCCGGCAGCTGCTGGACGCGGGCGGCAAGGCGGTGGAGCTGACGCGCACCGAGTTCGAGCTGCTCGTCTACCTGCTGCGCAACGCGGGCAAGGCGCTCACGAGAGACCAGATCCTCTCCTCCGTCTGGGGCGAGGACACCGTGGTGGACGGGCACACCGTGGACAACTTCGTCTCCAACCTGCGCAAGAAGCTCGAGTGGACCTCCGCGTCACGCTTCGAGATCCGCTCCGTGCGCGGGGTGGGCTACCGGATGGACCTGCACGGGTAG
- a CDS encoding SPFH domain-containing protein, producing MSQSPIRNEYLDQVQEQQQRLEVDLKARKMAANSLPQQAMAAPRRRGGLAPPPPEMPGGNAVEVRITGFWRWRTVVVPPNAYVVHTRRGHDKPLTLGLGVSFRFNPATDSFLVVPGAMQTILINAHSICRELQGLLVQGYVQWIIEDFGTAYKKLDFTDAEDPMRVVNVQLREQAEAAIKDKVATMSIDAVLSDKQPIIEELTARLRQVAEGGGGSDKGLGLRIVTVQIKEAVVSSARLWESLQKPFRAERERVARLAGLETEEAISRRELQVEQERERSRLETESELSQLRAAKGAEAYDREQAERLRRQHREEEDARKLAVERQQTTLHTAELEKARLAVEGALAELKHDVDSARRKREALAVIDVEDAERGAANRQARAELELLEARQRVLNGLSPSNVQARLVELLPTIAEKLPKPQELRSVSIGAGAGMQEGQALTAMVAQMMALVKALNPEAPVPPKAPVASLESPQR from the coding sequence ATGAGCCAGTCACCCATTCGGAACGAGTACCTGGACCAGGTCCAGGAGCAGCAGCAGCGCCTCGAGGTCGATCTCAAAGCCCGGAAGATGGCCGCGAACTCCCTGCCCCAGCAGGCCATGGCCGCGCCCCGGCGCCGAGGGGGCCTCGCGCCGCCGCCTCCCGAGATGCCCGGCGGCAACGCCGTGGAGGTCCGCATCACCGGCTTCTGGCGCTGGCGCACCGTCGTCGTCCCGCCCAACGCCTATGTCGTCCACACCCGCCGGGGCCATGACAAACCGCTGACCCTCGGCCTGGGCGTCTCCTTCCGCTTCAACCCGGCGACGGACTCGTTCCTCGTGGTCCCCGGCGCCATGCAGACCATCCTCATCAACGCGCACAGCATCTGCCGCGAGCTCCAGGGGCTGCTCGTCCAGGGCTACGTGCAGTGGATCATCGAGGACTTCGGCACTGCGTATAAGAAGCTGGACTTCACCGACGCCGAGGACCCCATGCGCGTGGTGAACGTGCAGCTGCGCGAGCAGGCCGAGGCCGCCATCAAGGACAAGGTGGCCACCATGAGCATCGACGCGGTGCTCTCCGACAAGCAGCCCATCATCGAGGAGCTCACCGCCCGCCTGCGCCAGGTGGCCGAGGGTGGCGGAGGCAGTGACAAGGGCCTGGGCCTGCGCATCGTCACCGTGCAAATCAAGGAGGCCGTGGTCAGCTCCGCGCGGCTGTGGGAGAGCCTGCAGAAGCCCTTCCGCGCCGAGCGCGAGCGCGTGGCCCGGCTGGCCGGACTGGAGACAGAGGAGGCCATCTCCCGCCGCGAGCTGCAGGTGGAGCAGGAGCGCGAGCGCTCCCGCCTGGAGACCGAGAGCGAGCTGTCCCAGCTGCGCGCGGCGAAGGGCGCCGAGGCCTATGACCGCGAGCAGGCCGAGCGCCTGCGCCGCCAGCATCGCGAGGAGGAGGATGCGCGCAAGCTGGCCGTGGAGCGGCAGCAGACCACCCTGCACACCGCCGAGCTGGAGAAGGCACGGCTCGCCGTGGAGGGAGCGCTGGCCGAGCTCAAGCACGACGTGGATTCCGCCCGGCGCAAGCGCGAGGCGCTGGCCGTCATCGACGTGGAGGACGCCGAGCGCGGCGCGGCCAACCGGCAGGCCCGCGCGGAGCTGGAGCTGCTCGAGGCCCGGCAGCGGGTCCTCAACGGCCTGAGCCCCTCCAACGTGCAGGCCCGGCTGGTGGAGCTGCTGCCCACCATCGCCGAGAAGCTGCCCAAGCCTCAGGAGCTGCGCTCCGTCTCCATCGGCGCCGGTGCGGGCATGCAAGAAGGGCAGGCGCTGACGGCAATGGTGGCGCAGATGATGGCGCTGGTGAAGGCCCTGAACCCCGAGGCCCCCGTGCCTCCCAAGGCGCCGGTGGCCAGCCTGGAGAGCCCCCAGCGGTAG
- a CDS encoding sensor histidine kinase: MLDTPPPASILLVDDMPANLVALEALLSGYGHRLVRAASGHEALRCALLEDFAVILMDVRLGDMSGIDVTAMLRDRERTRHTPVLLMTAASGDDRELLEGYAHGAVDYLRKPLVAEVLRAKVSVFVDLYRARGAVKRQEELLRAREREALESAHRERLHHLLMQAPASIAILRGPDFIYDFANPLYERIVGRPVRLGKPLREVLPEVAAQPGEMERLRQVLTTGQPFEGHELVSKWDRHGTGTLTEGYFNVFFQPVRDEQGRVTGVLTFAVEVTEQVLARHKLEGLAHELNQLNAGLEHRVRERTSQLQEALQELESFSYSVSHDLRAPLRHITGFAQLMERRSGPMLDDTSRTYLKTIITAAQQGGTLVDDLLSFSRMGRAELRQSRVSLQELVGEVRRELDADTHGRSIEWRIGSLPVVQADAALLRQVIRNLIGNAMKYTRPKSQAVIEVGSREVPGAVEVWVRDNGVGFQMQYVDKLFGVFQRLHTVEEFEGTGIGLANVRRIIARHGGRTWAEGAVGQGATFYFSLPCAAPDMKDEPRRD, encoded by the coding sequence GTGCTCGACACGCCCCCCCCAGCGAGCATTCTCCTCGTCGATGACATGCCCGCGAACCTCGTGGCGCTGGAGGCGTTGCTCTCCGGGTATGGCCATCGGCTCGTGCGGGCGGCGTCTGGCCACGAGGCGCTGCGGTGCGCGCTGCTGGAGGACTTCGCCGTCATCCTCATGGACGTGCGGCTGGGGGACATGAGCGGCATCGACGTGACGGCGATGCTGCGGGACCGCGAGCGCACCCGGCACACGCCCGTGCTGCTGATGACGGCGGCCAGCGGCGATGACCGGGAGCTGCTGGAGGGCTACGCCCACGGCGCGGTGGACTACCTGCGCAAGCCGCTGGTGGCCGAGGTGCTGCGCGCCAAGGTGTCGGTATTCGTGGACCTCTACCGCGCCCGCGGGGCCGTGAAGCGCCAGGAAGAGCTGTTGCGCGCCCGGGAGCGCGAGGCCCTGGAGAGCGCCCACCGCGAGCGGCTCCACCACCTGCTGATGCAGGCGCCCGCGTCCATCGCCATCCTTCGCGGGCCCGACTTCATCTACGACTTCGCCAACCCGCTCTACGAGCGGATCGTCGGCCGCCCCGTGCGCCTGGGCAAGCCGCTGCGGGAAGTGCTGCCGGAGGTCGCCGCCCAGCCCGGGGAGATGGAGCGCCTGCGGCAGGTGCTGACGACAGGTCAGCCCTTCGAGGGCCACGAGCTCGTCAGCAAGTGGGACCGGCATGGCACGGGCACGCTGACGGAGGGCTACTTCAACGTCTTCTTCCAGCCGGTCCGCGACGAGCAGGGCCGCGTCACGGGCGTGCTCACCTTCGCGGTGGAGGTGACGGAGCAGGTGCTGGCCCGCCACAAGCTGGAGGGCCTGGCCCACGAGCTCAACCAGCTCAACGCCGGGCTGGAGCACCGCGTCCGCGAGCGCACCTCTCAGCTCCAGGAGGCCCTCCAGGAGCTGGAGTCCTTCAGCTACTCGGTCTCGCACGACTTGCGGGCCCCGCTGCGCCACATCACCGGCTTCGCCCAGCTGATGGAGCGCAGGTCGGGGCCGATGCTGGACGACACCTCGCGCACCTACCTGAAGACCATCATCACGGCCGCGCAGCAGGGCGGCACGCTGGTGGACGACCTGCTCTCCTTCTCCCGCATGGGGCGCGCGGAGCTGCGCCAGAGCCGGGTGTCGCTCCAGGAGCTGGTGGGCGAGGTCCGCCGCGAGCTCGACGCCGACACCCACGGGCGCTCCATCGAGTGGCGCATCGGCTCGTTGCCAGTCGTCCAGGCGGACGCGGCGCTGCTGCGTCAGGTGATCCGAAACCTGATAGGCAACGCAATGAAGTACACGCGGCCCAAGTCCCAGGCCGTCATCGAGGTGGGCTCGCGCGAAGTCCCGGGAGCGGTCGAGGTGTGGGTGCGGGACAATGGCGTAGGTTTCCAGATGCAGTATGTGGATAAGCTCTTCGGCGTCTTCCAGCGGCTCCACACCGTCGAGGAGTTCGAGGGCACCGGTATCGGGCTGGCCAATGTGCGGCGCATCATCGCCCGCCACGGAGGCCGCACCTGGGCGGAGGGGGCCGTGGGGCAGGGCGCCACCTTCTATTTCTCACTGCCATGCGCAGCACCTGACATGAAAGACGAGCCTCGCCGTGACTGA